One Ranitomeya imitator isolate aRanImi1 chromosome 1, aRanImi1.pri, whole genome shotgun sequence DNA window includes the following coding sequences:
- the RILPL2 gene encoding RILP-like protein 2 — translation MEIEQEDMSPKTAFEKDPFEMTVEDVYDISHVIGQDLMKIGKDARGVTDLVADLQFKIVRVLEVLETLVNQSSLTTEELKMERDNLKGEVERLMREGLQADQTDLGPDKMIIDLTDPNRPRFTLQELRAVLQERNKLKVQLLVAQDELQCYKSGVIPHTEDHIVTLENESIITSSPRPNDSSKDKSTIRRLFSPFKQDKQEQQ, via the exons ATGGAAATTGAACAAGAGGACATGTCCCCCAAAACAGCATTTGAAAAGGACCCGTTTGAAATGACTGTAGAAGACGTATATGATATCTCACATGTAATTGGACAAGATCTTATGAAGATCGGCAAAGATGCCCGAGGTGTAACAGACCTAGTTGCCGATCTTCAGTTTAAAATTGTACGTGTTCTGGAGGTCCTGGAAACACTAGTGAACCAGTCAAGTCTTACCACTGAGGAACTAAAGATGGAAAGGGACAACCTAAAGGGAGAGGTGGAAAGACTAATGAGAGAAGGTCTGCAGGCTGATCAG ACTGACCTTGGACCTGACAAAATGATTATAGATCTCACAGACCCAAACCGGCCACGATTTACATTACAAGAGCTAAGGGCGGTGCTGCAGGAGCGGAATAAGCTGAAGGTTCAGCTCTTGGTTGCACAAGATGAATTGCAGTGCTATAAAAG TGGTGTCATTCCTCATACTGAAGACCACATTGTGACGTTGGAAAATGAATCCATAATCACCAGTTCACCAAGACCAAACGACAGCAGCAAAGATAAGTCAACGATAAGACGCCT GTTTTCTCCTTTTAAACAAGACAAACAAGAACAACAGTAA